A part of Bacteroidota bacterium genomic DNA contains:
- the trxB gene encoding thioredoxin-disulfide reductase: MSDSNILRCLIIGSGPAGYTAGIYAARADLKPVMYTGMQPGGQLTTTTEVENFPGYPNGTHGPEMMEDFKKQAERFGTDIRFGYVNKVDFSGPVHKVWVDETTELQAHTVIIATGASAKWLGLPNEQRLNGFGVSACAVCDGFFFKGQDVAIVGAGDTAAEEATYLAKLCKKVYMIVRKGEMRASKAMQARVLNTPNIEVLFNSETEDILGEKGVSGARIKNTKTGETRQLDVTGFFVAIGHHPNTDIFKEWLDLDEQGYIKTIPGTSKTNIKGVFAVGDAQDKVYRQAVTAAGSGCMGALDAERYLADMGIH, from the coding sequence ATGTCAGATTCTAACATTTTAAGATGCCTTATTATAGGTTCAGGTCCTGCAGGCTATACTGCCGGAATTTACGCTGCCCGTGCTGATTTAAAACCGGTAATGTACACCGGCATGCAACCGGGTGGACAATTAACAACAACTACAGAAGTAGAAAACTTTCCGGGCTATCCTAACGGAACACATGGTCCGGAAATGATGGAAGATTTTAAAAAGCAAGCTGAGCGTTTTGGTACAGACATTCGCTTTGGCTATGTAAATAAAGTTGATTTTAGCGGTCCGGTGCACAAAGTATGGGTGGATGAAACAACCGAATTGCAAGCTCACACTGTAATCATTGCTACAGGTGCATCCGCAAAATGGTTAGGCCTGCCAAACGAACAACGCTTAAACGGATTTGGTGTTTCTGCATGTGCGGTGTGCGACGGATTTTTCTTTAAAGGACAAGACGTAGCCATTGTTGGTGCCGGAGATACTGCTGCTGAAGAGGCAACTTATTTAGCAAAGCTCTGTAAAAAAGTATACATGATTGTTCGTAAAGGAGAAATGCGCGCTAGTAAAGCCATGCAAGCACGTGTACTTAACACACCAAACATTGAAGTGTTATTTAACTCTGAAACGGAAGATATTTTAGGCGAAAAAGGTGTAAGCGGAGCACGTATTAAAAACACCAAAACCGGTGAAACACGCCAGTTAGATGTAACAGGTTTCTTTGTGGCTATTGGTCATCATCCGAACACCGACATTTTTAAAGAGTGGTTAGACTTAGATGAGCAAGGTTATATTAAAACAATTCCGGGTACAAGTAAAACGAATATAAAAGGTGTATTCGCTGTTGGTGATGCTCAAGATAAAGTATATCGTCAGGCGGTTACGGCTGCCGGAAGCGGTTGCATGGGTGCGCTGGATGCGGAAAGATATTTAGCAGACATGGGCATTCACTAA
- a CDS encoding T9SS type A sorting domain-containing protein: protein MKVFSNNISLITIYFSCLLNSSLIAQNLIPNPSFETAGWAQANSGSADWLTGPTNVFGAENARTGTRYMGESMGRSPAGGATDFREYIKNSLTTPLIPGNTYECSIWVSLSENYGSYACNQIGFVTTVANPYYAFSNAPIPLTPVYATPSVMTNKTGWSQVFGTFVATSADAWVIIGNFNTQATTTWQYVGPASSFYYGYYFMDDACLGPPGACGIVLPVELLSFSGKAENRKVELDWKTAAELQCKHFVIERSTDGKTFEELGRVNGNGTTQTEHTYSFTDNFPVYGKTSYYRLHQFDNNGKSHYSTMVAIEPKGEMNVYINVYPVPANNELNIEFNSDNKVCNLIIMNSAGIVVYNQNFDCYQNIKLNNLAAGNYIAVLNTSEGKTISRKFIVFE, encoded by the coding sequence ATGAAAGTTTTCTCCAACAATATTTCACTTATTACAATCTATTTTAGTTGTCTTCTAAACTCATCTTTAATTGCTCAGAATCTTATTCCAAATCCGAGTTTTGAAACAGCAGGTTGGGCACAAGCTAACAGCGGTAGTGCCGATTGGCTAACCGGACCCACCAATGTTTTTGGCGCGGAAAATGCAAGAACGGGCACACGTTATATGGGAGAATCCATGGGACGATCTCCTGCCGGTGGCGCAACCGATTTCAGAGAGTACATCAAGAACTCCTTAACAACACCACTAATTCCGGGAAACACATACGAATGCTCTATTTGGGTTTCCTTATCTGAAAATTATGGTTCTTATGCTTGCAATCAAATTGGTTTTGTTACCACAGTTGCTAATCCTTACTATGCATTTAGCAATGCACCTATTCCACTTACTCCCGTATACGCAACACCAAGTGTTATGACTAATAAAACAGGATGGTCGCAGGTATTCGGAACATTTGTGGCTACTTCAGCTGATGCCTGGGTAATTATTGGCAACTTCAATACACAAGCTACAACCACCTGGCAATATGTTGGTCCAGCATCAAGTTTTTACTATGGATATTATTTTATGGACGATGCGTGTTTAGGTCCGCCGGGCGCATGCGGAATTGTTTTACCCGTAGAATTATTATCGTTTTCAGGAAAAGCTGAAAACAGAAAAGTGGAATTGGATTGGAAAACAGCGGCTGAACTTCAATGTAAACACTTTGTAATTGAGAGAAGCACGGACGGAAAAACGTTTGAAGAATTAGGTCGCGTTAACGGAAATGGCACCACTCAAACAGAACATACTTATTCCTTTACAGATAATTTCCCTGTTTACGGGAAAACAAGTTACTACCGCTTACATCAATTTGATAATAATGGTAAATCGCATTATTCAACCATGGTTGCCATAGAACCAAAAGGAGAAATGAATGTTTATATCAATGTATATCCGGTGCCTGCCAATAATGAATTAAACATTGAATTCAATTCAGATAATAAAGTTTGCAATTTAATTATCATGAATTCTGCCGGAATTGTAGTTTACAATCAAAACTTCGACTGTTACCAAAATATTAAATTAAACAATCTCGCAGCAGGAAATTACATTGCTGTGTTAAATACATCTGAAGGAAAAACGATTAGCCGAAAATTCATAGTATTCGAATAA
- the dacB gene encoding D-alanyl-D-alanine carboxypeptidase/D-alanyl-D-alanine-endopeptidase produces the protein MFTKLIAQTGLDDVISSWKTDKALINGTHSFCVMDAKEGTVLKELNAHTSVIPASTLKVITTSAALGILGKYYRYETKIYFTGSFDKNTGILNGDIIIKGSGDPTLNSEHFKSKKDSNEITDKWVEVLIKKGLKELNGKIIADASCFEQHIPANWIWGDITNYFGAAPCGLSFNDNLYGIIFKSGEAGTKASIKEIKPNYTTIQLEHIANVKAAGKEDEAYVTGDPFGNKRIISGTIPPNKAALEVRATLPDPALLCAEFLQQSLNKAGIKTPTLCAYSNYDAENEVLKKEKNLMHTHYSSALEKIVFYTNLYSNNLFCETLLKTIGKGSSYTGIEKTKEYWKQKGLNVDELFMVDGNGLSRANTVTTHLETSLLQKMYSDSINFKPFYNSLPQAGFSGSMRQVGKGTFIEKNMRAKTGYINRARGYCGYVKTKAGKDLCFSVLFNNYNCSPKDMKLKIEQFLIALAEL, from the coding sequence TTGTTTACGAAATTAATCGCGCAAACCGGCCTCGACGATGTAATTTCATCTTGGAAGACCGACAAAGCCTTAATTAATGGCACACATTCCTTCTGCGTCATGGATGCAAAAGAAGGAACAGTTTTAAAAGAATTAAACGCTCATACATCTGTCATTCCCGCGAGCACATTAAAAGTAATAACCACCTCAGCTGCGCTGGGTATTTTAGGGAAATATTACCGCTACGAAACAAAAATATATTTCACCGGAAGTTTTGATAAAAACACAGGAATATTAAATGGTGATATCATCATTAAAGGTTCCGGCGATCCTACCTTAAACTCCGAACATTTTAAATCAAAAAAAGACAGTAACGAAATCACCGATAAATGGGTTGAAGTTCTTATTAAAAAAGGATTGAAGGAACTGAATGGTAAAATCATTGCTGATGCTTCCTGTTTCGAACAACACATTCCGGCTAATTGGATTTGGGGCGACATTACCAATTATTTTGGAGCAGCACCATGCGGACTCTCCTTCAACGATAACTTATATGGAATAATATTCAAAAGTGGAGAAGCAGGAACCAAAGCAAGCATTAAAGAAATCAAACCCAATTACACCACCATTCAATTAGAACACATTGCCAATGTCAAAGCTGCAGGTAAAGAAGATGAAGCTTATGTTACCGGTGACCCTTTCGGAAATAAACGCATTATCAGTGGAACCATTCCTCCTAACAAAGCGGCGTTAGAAGTGCGCGCCACTCTCCCCGACCCTGCTCTTTTATGCGCCGAGTTTTTACAACAATCACTTAACAAAGCAGGCATTAAAACACCGACACTTTGCGCCTACAGTAATTACGATGCGGAAAATGAAGTTTTGAAGAAAGAAAAAAATCTCATGCACACCCATTATTCTTCAGCGCTTGAAAAAATCGTTTTTTACACAAATCTCTATAGTAATAATTTGTTCTGCGAAACCCTTTTGAAAACCATTGGCAAAGGAAGCTCCTATACAGGTATTGAGAAAACAAAAGAATATTGGAAACAAAAAGGTTTGAATGTGGATGAGTTATTTATGGTAGACGGCAACGGACTTTCACGCGCAAATACGGTAACAACCCATCTTGAAACAAGCTTACTACAAAAAATGTATTCGGACAGTATCAATTTCAAACCCTTTTACAACTCACTTCCGCAAGCCGGATTTAGCGGCAGTATGCGACAAGTTGGTAAAGGAACATTCATAGAAAAGAACATGCGTGCCAAAACGGGTTATATTAACCGTGCCCGCGGTTATTGCGGCTATGTGAAGACCAAAGCAGGCAAAGACCTTTGTTTTTCAGTCCTCTTCAACAATTACAATTGCAGTCCAAAGGATATGAAGCTCAAAATTGAGCAGTTTTTAATTGCGTTGGCTGAGCTATAA
- a CDS encoding YihY/virulence factor BrkB family protein, with the protein MANVVTIIKKGWSFLTEKLWIIRLDKLSKRQGFLVKQLRIFSLSIQGFNEDKCLIKATALTFYTLFSIVPIVALIFAIGKGFGFDQTLKQQMLQDYNEYSTILNNVFVYADSLLQTTSGGIIAGFGTVLLLWSIISLLMNIENSFNDIWEIQTGRTWYRKITDYLTIMLVSPIFLILSGSLTVMIQSNADTLLFSGATAIVLKLVAFLMLAGVFTFIYMVLPNTRVTFKSAFSAALIATVLFELLEWAYITFQIGASNYNKIYGSFAALPLFLIWVQYSWYIVLFGAEIAFANQNVDHYELENEIKNISVRYKRVMALIICNRVVKNFAEGNQPYTSIQIANDLDLPVRLARNVINELVETKVLAEVKTENDKEIAYQPAISDSKLTIKFIMDRLDEKGVNSLPITDQKELEIINRLLVDLDNVMDNPKGNLPVKDIV; encoded by the coding sequence ATGGCAAATGTTGTCACCATTATTAAAAAAGGCTGGAGTTTTTTAACCGAAAAACTTTGGATCATCCGTTTAGATAAATTAAGTAAGCGTCAGGGCTTTTTAGTAAAACAACTCCGTATTTTTTCCTTATCTATTCAAGGCTTTAACGAAGACAAATGTTTAATTAAAGCCACCGCGCTTACTTTCTATACATTATTTTCCATTGTACCAATTGTAGCGCTTATTTTCGCCATTGGTAAAGGCTTTGGTTTTGATCAAACACTAAAGCAGCAAATGTTGCAAGATTATAACGAGTACTCCACCATTTTAAATAATGTGTTTGTTTATGCAGATTCGCTTTTGCAAACTACCAGTGGTGGAATCATCGCGGGATTTGGAACTGTATTGTTATTGTGGAGTATCATTTCGCTTTTAATGAATATTGAAAACAGCTTCAATGATATTTGGGAAATTCAAACAGGCAGAACCTGGTACCGTAAGATCACCGATTACTTAACAATCATGTTGGTTTCTCCAATTTTTTTAATTCTCTCCGGAAGTTTAACAGTAATGATTCAAAGCAATGCTGATACATTACTTTTTTCCGGCGCAACCGCCATCGTATTAAAGCTCGTAGCGTTTTTAATGTTAGCCGGCGTATTTACCTTTATTTACATGGTGCTTCCAAATACGCGCGTTACATTTAAGTCAGCTTTTTCTGCAGCCTTAATTGCCACTGTTTTATTTGAACTATTAGAATGGGCTTACATTACTTTTCAGATCGGCGCTTCTAACTACAACAAAATTTATGGAAGTTTCGCTGCTTTACCTTTATTTTTAATTTGGGTACAGTATAGTTGGTACATTGTTTTATTTGGAGCTGAAATCGCTTTCGCGAATCAAAATGTGGACCATTATGAGTTGGAAAATGAAATTAAAAACATAAGTGTGCGCTATAAACGCGTAATGGCTTTAATTATTTGCAACAGAGTGGTGAAAAATTTCGCAGAAGGAAATCAACCTTACACATCGATACAAATTGCAAATGACTTGGATTTACCGGTAAGATTAGCCAGAAATGTAATTAATGAATTGGTTGAAACAAAAGTTTTGGCAGAAGTAAAAACCGAGAACGATAAAGAAATCGCTTATCAACCGGCTATTTCAGATTCTAAACTCACCATAAAATTCATTATGGATCGTTTGGATGAAAAGGGTGTTAACTCCTTACCAATAACTGACCAAAAAGAATTAGAAATAATTAACCGTTTGTTGGTTGATTTAGATAATGTAATGGATAATCCTAAGGGAAATTTACCGGTGAAAGACATTGTGTAA
- the dapB gene encoding 4-hydroxy-tetrahydrodipicolinate reductase, protein MRIVLLGYGKMGKEIEKIALDRKHEIVLKVDETNANTITKEDLKKGDVAIEFSTPHTVVNNIYKCLDAQLPIVVGTTGWYEQFEKIKSDCATKKSSLFYATNFSIGVNLFFKVNKYLAELMNNYPDYNVSMEEIHHIHKLDKPSGTAITLAEQIIQKIDRKTGWSIDQQNPDTLFIKDIREGEVPGTHIIKYSSVIDDIEIMHKAHNRKGFALGAVLAAEFMHNKKEGIYTMSDLI, encoded by the coding sequence ATGCGTATTGTTTTATTAGGCTATGGAAAAATGGGCAAAGAGATAGAAAAAATTGCCCTCGACAGAAAACATGAAATCGTTTTAAAAGTTGACGAAACGAATGCCAATACCATTACCAAAGAAGATTTAAAAAAGGGAGATGTTGCCATTGAATTTAGCACACCTCACACCGTAGTCAATAATATTTATAAATGTTTAGATGCACAATTACCCATCGTAGTTGGAACAACAGGGTGGTACGAGCAATTTGAAAAAATAAAAAGTGATTGCGCTACTAAAAAAAGTTCTCTGTTTTACGCCACTAACTTTAGTATCGGAGTTAACTTATTTTTTAAAGTGAATAAATACTTAGCGGAGCTGATGAACAACTACCCTGACTATAATGTGAGCATGGAAGAAATTCATCATATCCACAAATTAGATAAACCTAGCGGAACTGCTATCACCTTAGCAGAGCAAATCATTCAGAAGATTGACCGCAAAACAGGATGGAGCATCGACCAACAAAATCCGGATACTTTATTTATTAAAGACATCCGCGAAGGTGAGGTTCCGGGAACGCACATCATTAAATATTCCTCAGTAATTGATGATATTGAAATCATGCATAAGGCACATAACCGCAAAGGCTTTGCCTTAGGCGCCGTACTAGCTGCCGAATTTATGCACAATAAGAAAGAAGGGATTTACACGATGAGTGATTTGATTTAG
- a CDS encoding class I SAM-dependent methyltransferase, which translates to MFHFLLRVIPRPILIQFSLLFSKIAPLLYYGTRYEDPISGKTYRKFLPYGYSGRAKRKNVLCPGSLSLERHRLLWLYLKQKTDFFTSKHKVLHIAPEQCFYKLFRAMPNLDYTTGDYNSPIADIHFDLHNAPFQDNTFDVIFCNHVLEHVEDADRCMRELHRIMKPGGWGIFQVPLDTTRATTYEDKSITSEADRELHYWQKDHVRLFGLDYKDKLAAAGFNVTVDDFVNTIGADLVDRYRLPAGEMIYLCRKS; encoded by the coding sequence ATGTTTCACTTTTTATTAAGGGTTATTCCACGCCCCATATTAATTCAATTTAGCTTGCTGTTTAGTAAAATAGCGCCATTGTTATATTATGGAACACGTTACGAAGATCCTATTAGCGGTAAGACCTATCGTAAATTTTTACCTTATGGTTATTCGGGTCGTGCCAAACGTAAAAACGTACTTTGTCCGGGTAGTTTGTCTTTAGAGCGTCACCGCTTATTATGGTTGTATCTAAAACAAAAGACTGATTTCTTTACTTCTAAACACAAAGTCCTTCATATTGCGCCGGAGCAATGTTTTTATAAGTTATTCCGCGCCATGCCGAATTTGGATTATACAACCGGTGATTATAACTCACCAATAGCAGACATACATTTCGATTTACACAATGCGCCTTTTCAGGATAACACTTTTGATGTTATTTTTTGTAATCATGTTTTGGAACATGTAGAGGATGCGGATCGTTGTATGCGTGAGCTACACCGCATCATGAAGCCGGGAGGATGGGGTATTTTTCAGGTTCCTTTGGATACGACCAGAGCAACCACTTACGAAGATAAAAGTATTACCAGTGAAGCTGATCGCGAATTGCATTACTGGCAAAAAGATCACGTGCGTTTATTCGGATTGGATTATAAAGATAAATTGGCTGCAGCCGGATTTAATGTAACGGTGGATGATTTTGTGAATACAATCGGCGCCGATTTAGTAGATCGTTATCGCTTACCGGCTGGAGAAATGATTTATTTGTGTAGGAAGAGTTAG
- a CDS encoding GNAT family N-acetyltransferase → MSEIKIIKALTNDVMQLQKIGRETFIETFSEENTEENMKKYLEEGFSAEKMQTELQNIHSEFYFAEQDKQIIGYLKINFGSSQTELKDTNALEIERIYVLKEFHGKKIGQLLYQKALDIAHQKKMKYVWLGVWEKNLRAISFYKKNGFFEFDKHIFVLGNDKQTDIMMKLELNY, encoded by the coding sequence ATGTCAGAAATCAAAATCATAAAAGCGTTAACTAATGATGTAATGCAATTACAAAAAATCGGACGTGAAACTTTTATAGAAACATTCTCAGAAGAAAATACCGAAGAGAATATGAAAAAATATTTGGAGGAAGGTTTTTCTGCAGAAAAAATGCAGACTGAACTTCAAAACATCCATTCTGAATTTTATTTCGCGGAACAAGACAAACAAATAATCGGCTATCTGAAAATAAATTTTGGTTCCTCACAAACAGAATTGAAAGACACCAATGCTTTAGAGATTGAACGCATTTATGTTCTAAAAGAATTTCATGGTAAAAAGATTGGTCAACTACTCTACCAAAAGGCACTTGATATAGCACATCAAAAAAAGATGAAGTATGTTTGGTTAGGGGTATGGGAAAAGAACCTGAGAGCCATTAGTTTTTATAAGAAAAACGGGTTTTTTGAGTTCGATAAACATATTTTCGTTCTCGGTAACGACAAACAAACCGATATTATGATGAAACTGGAATTAAATTATTAA
- a CDS encoding UbiX family flavin prenyltransferase, with protein MSQPKIKIVVAITGASGSIYAKVLLDKLAKHKEQLEAVGVVMSDNAKEVWKHELKQNDFDKYPFTFYSKNDFNAPFASGSAKYTVMIVVPCSMGTMARIASGISNDLITRAADVVLKERRKLILVMRDTPLSLIHISNMKTVTEAGGIICPASPSFYSNPTNFEELAATVVDRVLDLAGIEQKTYRWGEK; from the coding sequence GTGAGTCAGCCCAAAATTAAAATAGTAGTCGCCATTACCGGCGCTAGCGGTAGTATTTATGCCAAAGTGTTGTTAGATAAATTAGCTAAACACAAAGAGCAATTAGAAGCTGTTGGCGTGGTAATGAGTGATAACGCGAAGGAAGTTTGGAAACATGAGTTAAAGCAAAATGATTTTGACAAGTATCCATTTACTTTTTATTCAAAGAATGATTTTAACGCGCCTTTCGCATCCGGTTCGGCAAAATATACGGTAATGATTGTAGTGCCTTGCAGCATGGGAACGATGGCGCGTATTGCTTCAGGAATCAGTAACGATTTAATCACACGCGCCGCAGATGTTGTATTAAAGGAGCGACGAAAATTAATTTTGGTAATGCGCGATACACCTTTAAGTCTTATTCATATCAGTAACATGAAAACCGTTACCGAAGCAGGCGGAATTATTTGTCCGGCTTCACCATCGTTTTATTCAAATCCTACCAATTTTGAAGAGCTGGCTGCAACGGTAGTCGACAGAGTTCTGGATTTGGCAGGCATTGAGCAGAAAACCTATAGATGGGGCGAGAAATAG
- a CDS encoding PorT family protein: protein MKARTLIFFLCIAFSALKAQEQKFALMPALGLTASQIHGDNYAGYNKLGFMGGLLIEAKLNKVLDADFGITFIQKGSRRNQNPEKFDYRFYYVNLNYVEVPLMLKYNTKRVFLTIGGAFAYLINYVEESEIGSLTGMFPFQKYDYSVNVGMGMNIMPKLAFELRCSNSFMTTRPFGGNFAPYYNNILARTFNKGYYNNVLQMLFTYKITPKKKSESAQN, encoded by the coding sequence TTTTCCTTTGTATAGCCTTTTCAGCCTTAAAGGCGCAGGAGCAAAAATTTGCTTTGATGCCGGCTTTGGGCTTAACGGCCAGCCAAATTCATGGCGATAATTACGCGGGCTATAATAAATTGGGATTTATGGGTGGTTTGCTGATTGAAGCCAAATTAAATAAAGTATTGGATGCCGATTTTGGAATTACATTTATTCAAAAAGGCTCACGCAGGAACCAAAACCCTGAAAAATTTGATTATCGTTTTTATTATGTGAACTTAAATTATGTAGAAGTTCCATTGATGTTAAAGTACAATACCAAAAGAGTTTTTTTAACCATCGGAGGAGCTTTTGCCTATCTTATTAATTATGTTGAAGAAAGTGAAATAGGTAGCCTAACTGGTATGTTTCCTTTTCAAAAATATGATTACAGTGTCAATGTTGGGATGGGTATGAATATAATGCCCAAGCTCGCCTTTGAGTTAAGATGCAGTAACTCCTTTATGACGACACGTCCGTTTGGAGGAAACTTCGCGCCTTATTACAATAATATATTAGCAAGAACTTTCAATAAGGGATATTACAACAATGTGTTACAAATGTTGTTTACTTATAAAATAACGCCAAAGAAGAAAAGTGAGTCAGCCCAAAATTAA